A single genomic interval of Pseudorasbora parva isolate DD20220531a chromosome 21, ASM2467924v1, whole genome shotgun sequence harbors:
- the ankrd22 gene encoding ankyrin repeat domain-containing protein 22, which translates to MGILYSEPMCQAAYDDDVHKLQELISADARNVNVQDKGTGDTAIIAACRRGNLRAVKYLLDYNANVSIRNKKERTCLHYATRRTFSFLDYLMIAILMPILLIGYLIMEEKQRKNVKLMEFLLATKVDVNAVDYKGNTGLHYACQRKSQRIVPLLLQKNADVSIQNKNHETPVDIAKRQKFYKIVNMLTKSN; encoded by the exons ATGGGGATATTGTACTCAGAG CCCATGTGTCAGGCAGCTTATGATGATGACGTACACAAGTTGCAAGAATTGATCTCAGCTGATGCCAGAAATGTAAATGTTCAAGATAAAGGAACGGGAGACACAGCGATTATAGCCGCCTGTCGACGGGGAAACCTCAGGGCTGTCAAATACCTTCTAGATTACAATGCAAATGTGTCCATTAGGAATAAG AAAGAAAGGACTTGTTTGCACTATGCGACGAGGAGAACATTCTCCTTCCTGGACTACTTGATGATTGCCATTTTAATGCCCATCTTGTTAATTGGTTATCTTATCATG GAAGAGAAGCAAagaaaaaatgtgaaattgATGGAGTTTCTTTTGGCCACTAAGGTGGACGTAAATGCTGTAGACTAT AAGGGGAACACTGGACTTCACTATGCGTGCCAAAGAAAAAGTCAAAGGATTGTTCCATTGTTATTGCAGAAAAATGCGGATGTTTCTATACAGAACAAA AATCATGAAACTCCTGTGGATATTGCAAAGAGGCAAAAATTCTACAAAATTGTAAATATGTTAACAAAATCAAATTGA